In Corylus avellana chromosome ca2, CavTom2PMs-1.0, the following proteins share a genomic window:
- the LOC132172195 gene encoding EPIDERMAL PATTERNING FACTOR-like protein 2, which yields MGRKLCYFAVSLLCLFLSSTQLKLMAEGRPISSPSSQTVVREEKATLRAQIGSRPPRCERRCSTCEHCEAIQVPANPQAQNGHRNFSSLSNIAYARGADNSNYKPMSWKCKCGNFIFNP from the exons atGGGACGTAAACTTTGCTATTTTGCCGTCTCTCTTCTCTGTCTCTTTTTGAGCTCCACCCAGTTGAAACTCATGGCCGAAG GTAGACCAATTTCCTCACCTTCATCCCAG ACAgtagtaagagaagaaaaggcaACGTTGAGAGCCCAGATAGGATCAAGGCCTCCGAGGTGCGAGAGACGTTGCAGCACATGCGAGCACTGTGAAGCTATCCAGGTCCCCGCAAATCCTCAAGCACAAAACGGGCACAGAAACTTTTCCAGTCTCTCAAATATTGCATATGCAAGAGGCGCTGACAATTCAAACTACAAGCCCATGAGTTGGAAGTGCAAATGTgggaacttcatcttcaacccaTAA
- the LOC132172491 gene encoding serine/threonine-protein kinase ZRK1-like, with the protein MLLKKLVGNRKKEKEKERAFLENGSKVLEKLVASCNGRPIPIRTFSYEELSRATNNFDHRLVLDKHLWYILYKGSFEGRTISVKKYEMLESTEELDFPFTDIAISAKMSPHKNALKLLGCCLETRFPILVLESVENGTLKDRICASSDDEAQQKLRPMAWQSRLKIAREIAHAIAYLHTAFSRPIIHRDIQPHNIFFDQHDVPKLSDFSISVSIPEGETHVEDLVHGTYGFACPQHVATGRVTERSDVYGFGMLLLQLITGQPSKNMCSHPSLANCIRNNAINEIVDPAILAGEGGAGVEWQLLAVLELVLICRNEDSELRPNMVDVTKELRRIEKSVVV; encoded by the coding sequence ATGCTACTGAAAAAGCTGGTtggaaatagaaagaaagagaaagagaaagagagagcattTCTAGAGAATGGAAGCAAGGTTTTGGAGAAGCTGGTTGCCTCTTGTAATGGCAGGCCTATTCCCATCCGTACCTTCTCCTACGAAGAGCTTAGCCGAGCAACGAATAACTTTGATCATCGCCTTGTTCTAGATAAACACCTGTGGTATATATTGTACAAGGGTTCTTTTGAAGGCCGGACTATTTCCGTTAAGAAGTATGAAATGTTGGAGTCCACGGAGGAACTTGATTTTCCCTTCACTGATATAGCTATTTCTGCAAAGATGAGCCCTCACAAGAATGCTCTAAAGCTGCTCGGGTGCTGCCTCGAGACTCGATTTCCTATTTTGGTGCTTGAATCGGTTGAAAACGGAACCCTTAAAGATCGAATTTGTGCCTCTAGCGATGATGAAGCTCAACAAAAGCTTCGGCCCATGGCGTGGCAGAGCAGGTTAAAGATTGCAAGAGAAATTGCTCATGCAATTGCATATCTACACACTGCGTTCTCTAGACCCATCATCCACAGGGACATACAACCGCACAATATCTTCTTTGACCAACATGATGTTCCGAAACTGTCTGATTTTTCAATTTCTGTATCGATCCCAGAGGGGGAAACTCACGTAGAAGATTTGGTGCATGGGACTTATGGATTCGCATGCCCCCAACATGTTGCTACGGGCCGGGTAACGGAGAGGAGTGACGTTTATGGCTTCGGGATGCTTCTATTGCAGCTTATAACTGGACAGCCTTCTAAGAATATGTGCTCTCATCCGAGCTTAGCGAATTGCATTAGAAACAATGCTATAAATGAGATCGTCGATCCTGCAATTTTGGCTGGGGAAGGAGGAGCCGGTGTGGAGTGGCAGTTGCTAGCTGTGTTGGAGCTTGTTCTCATATGTAGAAATGAGGATTCGGAGTTAAGGCCAAATATGGTTGATGTTACAAAAGAACTCAGGCGGATTGAGAAGTCGGTCGTCGTATGA